The proteins below are encoded in one region of Balaenoptera ricei isolate mBalRic1 chromosome 6, mBalRic1.hap2, whole genome shotgun sequence:
- the ENTPD4 gene encoding ectonucleoside triphosphate diphosphohydrolase 4 isoform X1, whose amino-acid sequence MGRIGISCLFPASWHFSISPVGCPRILNTNLRQIIVISILAAAVSLLYFSVVIIRNKYGRLSRDKKFQRYLARVTDTEATDTNNPNVHYGIVVDCGSSGSRIFVYCWPRHNGNPHDLLDIRQMRDKNRKPVVMKIKPGISEFATSPEKVSDYISPLLNFAAEHVPRAKHKETPLYILCTAGMRILPESQQKAILEDLLTDIPVHFDFLFSDSHAEVISGKQEGVYAWIGINFVLGRFEHIEDDDEAVVEVNIPGSESSKAILRKRTAGILDMGGVSTQIAYEVPKTVSFASSQQEEVAKNLLAEFNLGCDVHQTEHVYRVYVATFLGFGGNAARQRYEDRIFASTVQKNRLLGKQTGLTPDTPYLDPCLPLDIKDEIQQNGQTLYLRGMGDFDLCRETIQPFMNKTNETQTSLNGVYQPPIHFQNSEFYGFSEFYYCTEDVLRMGGDYSAAAFTRAAKDYCATKWSILRERFDRGLYASHADLHRLKYQCFKSAWMFEVFHRGFSFPVSYRNLKTALQVYDKEVQWTLGAILYRTRFLPLRDIQQETFRASHAHWRGFSFVYNHYLFSGCFLVVLLAILLYLLRLRRIHRRALRSGSAPAVWLEDGLPSQKIAGTL is encoded by the exons ATGGGGAG GATCGGCATCTCCTGTCTTTTTCCGGCGTCCTGGCATTTCAGCATCTCTCCAGTGGGGTGTCCCCGAATTCTGAACACCAACTTACGCCAAATTATCGTCATTAGCATTCTGGCTGCTGCTGTTTcacttttatacttttctgttgtCATAATCCGAAATAAGTATGGGCGGCTCTCCAGAGATAAGAAGTTTCAAAG GTACTTGGCACGCGTTACTGACACTGAAGCTACAGACACCAACAACCCCAACGTGCACTATGGTATCGTGGTGGACTGCGGCAGCAGCGGGTCTCGGATATTTGTCTATTGCTGGCCAAGGCACAATGGCAATCCTCATGATCTGCTGGATATCAGGCAGATGCGGGATAAAAACCGCAAGCCTGTGGTGATGAAAATAAAACCCG GCATTTCGGAGTTTGCTACCTCTCCAGAGAAAGTCAGTGATTACATTTCTCCGCTGTTGAACTTCGCTGCAGAGCATGTACCACGGGCAAAACACAAAGAGACCCCTCTCTACATTCTCTGCACAGCTGGAATGAGAATCCTCCCCGAAAG TCAACAGAAAGCCATTCTAGAAGACCTTCTGACCGACATCCCCGTGCATTTCGACTTTCTGTTTTCTGACTCTCATGCAGAAGTAATTTCAGGGAAACAAGAAG GTGTGTATGCTTGGATCGGCATTAATTTTGTCCTTGGACGATTCGAGCACATTGAAGATG ATGATGAGGCAGTTGTGGAAGTTAACATCCCTGGTAGCGAAAGCAGCAAAGCCATTCTCCGTAAAAGAACAGCTGGTATTCTCGACATGGGAGGCGTCTCAACCCAGATAGCATACGAAGTCCCCAAAACTGTAAGCTTTGCCTCCTCACAGCAG GAAGAAGTAGCTAAGAACTTATTGGCCGAATTTAACTTGGGATGTGACGTTCACCAAACTGAGCACGTGTACCGTGTCTACGTGGCCACGTTTCTTGGGTTTGGTGGTAATGCTGCTCGACAGAGATACGAGGACAGAATATTTGCCAGCACAGTTCAAAAGAACAG GCTCCTGGGGAAACAGACTGGGCTGACTCCTGATACTCCGTACCTGGACCCCTGCCTACCCCTGGACATTAAAGATGAAATCCAGCAGAATGGACAGACACTGTACCTGCGGGGGATGGGAGACTTTGACCTGTGCCGAGAGACCATCCAGCCTTTCATGAACAAAACGAACGAGACGCAGACCTCCCTCAATGGGGTCTACCAGCCCCCGATTCACTTCCAGAACAGTGAATTCTACGGCTTTTCTGAATTCTACTACTGCACTGAGGATGTGCTACGGATGGGGGGAGACTACAGCGCTGCCGCGTTTACGAGAGCTGCGAAG GATTATTGCGCAACAAAGTGGTCGATCTTGCGGGAACGCTTTGACCGAGGACTGTATGCTTCTCACGCCGACCTCCACAGGCTCAA GTATCAGTGCTTCAAATCCGCCTGGATGTTTGAGGTGTTCCACAGGGGCTTCTCGTTTCCCGTCAGCTACAGAAATTTAAAGACAGCTTTGCAAGTTTACGACAAGGAGGTTCAGTGGACCCTCGGAGCAATCCTCTACAGGACCCGCTTTTTACCCTTAAG AGACATCCAGCAGGAGACCTTCCGGGCCAGCCACGCGCACTGGCGGGGCTTCTCCTTTGTGTACAACCACTACCTGTTCTCGGGCTGCTTCCTGGTGGTCCTGCTCGCCATCCTCCTCTACCTGCTGCGGCTGCGGCGCATTCACCGGCGGGCCCTGCGCAGTGGCTCCGCCCCCGCCGTCTGGCTGGAGGACGGCCTTCCGTCCCAGAAGATCGCCGGTACCTTATGA
- the ENTPD4 gene encoding ectonucleoside triphosphate diphosphohydrolase 4 isoform X2 encodes MGRIGISCLFPASWHFSISPVGCPRILNTNLRQIIVISILAAAVSLLYFSVVIIRNKYGRLSRDKKFQRYLARVTDTEATDTNNPNVHYGIVVDCGSSGSRIFVYCWPRHNGNPHDLLDIRQMRDKNRKPVVMKIKPGISEFATSPEKVSDYISPLLNFAAEHVPRAKHKETPLYILCTAGMRILPESQQKAILEDLLTDIPVHFDFLFSDSHAEVISGKQEGVYAWIGINFVLGRFEHIEDDDEAVVEVNIPGSESSKAILRKRTAGILDMGGVSTQIAYEVPKTEEVAKNLLAEFNLGCDVHQTEHVYRVYVATFLGFGGNAARQRYEDRIFASTVQKNRLLGKQTGLTPDTPYLDPCLPLDIKDEIQQNGQTLYLRGMGDFDLCRETIQPFMNKTNETQTSLNGVYQPPIHFQNSEFYGFSEFYYCTEDVLRMGGDYSAAAFTRAAKDYCATKWSILRERFDRGLYASHADLHRLKYQCFKSAWMFEVFHRGFSFPVSYRNLKTALQVYDKEVQWTLGAILYRTRFLPLRDIQQETFRASHAHWRGFSFVYNHYLFSGCFLVVLLAILLYLLRLRRIHRRALRSGSAPAVWLEDGLPSQKIAGTL; translated from the exons ATGGGGAG GATCGGCATCTCCTGTCTTTTTCCGGCGTCCTGGCATTTCAGCATCTCTCCAGTGGGGTGTCCCCGAATTCTGAACACCAACTTACGCCAAATTATCGTCATTAGCATTCTGGCTGCTGCTGTTTcacttttatacttttctgttgtCATAATCCGAAATAAGTATGGGCGGCTCTCCAGAGATAAGAAGTTTCAAAG GTACTTGGCACGCGTTACTGACACTGAAGCTACAGACACCAACAACCCCAACGTGCACTATGGTATCGTGGTGGACTGCGGCAGCAGCGGGTCTCGGATATTTGTCTATTGCTGGCCAAGGCACAATGGCAATCCTCATGATCTGCTGGATATCAGGCAGATGCGGGATAAAAACCGCAAGCCTGTGGTGATGAAAATAAAACCCG GCATTTCGGAGTTTGCTACCTCTCCAGAGAAAGTCAGTGATTACATTTCTCCGCTGTTGAACTTCGCTGCAGAGCATGTACCACGGGCAAAACACAAAGAGACCCCTCTCTACATTCTCTGCACAGCTGGAATGAGAATCCTCCCCGAAAG TCAACAGAAAGCCATTCTAGAAGACCTTCTGACCGACATCCCCGTGCATTTCGACTTTCTGTTTTCTGACTCTCATGCAGAAGTAATTTCAGGGAAACAAGAAG GTGTGTATGCTTGGATCGGCATTAATTTTGTCCTTGGACGATTCGAGCACATTGAAGATG ATGATGAGGCAGTTGTGGAAGTTAACATCCCTGGTAGCGAAAGCAGCAAAGCCATTCTCCGTAAAAGAACAGCTGGTATTCTCGACATGGGAGGCGTCTCAACCCAGATAGCATACGAAGTCCCCAAAACT GAAGAAGTAGCTAAGAACTTATTGGCCGAATTTAACTTGGGATGTGACGTTCACCAAACTGAGCACGTGTACCGTGTCTACGTGGCCACGTTTCTTGGGTTTGGTGGTAATGCTGCTCGACAGAGATACGAGGACAGAATATTTGCCAGCACAGTTCAAAAGAACAG GCTCCTGGGGAAACAGACTGGGCTGACTCCTGATACTCCGTACCTGGACCCCTGCCTACCCCTGGACATTAAAGATGAAATCCAGCAGAATGGACAGACACTGTACCTGCGGGGGATGGGAGACTTTGACCTGTGCCGAGAGACCATCCAGCCTTTCATGAACAAAACGAACGAGACGCAGACCTCCCTCAATGGGGTCTACCAGCCCCCGATTCACTTCCAGAACAGTGAATTCTACGGCTTTTCTGAATTCTACTACTGCACTGAGGATGTGCTACGGATGGGGGGAGACTACAGCGCTGCCGCGTTTACGAGAGCTGCGAAG GATTATTGCGCAACAAAGTGGTCGATCTTGCGGGAACGCTTTGACCGAGGACTGTATGCTTCTCACGCCGACCTCCACAGGCTCAA GTATCAGTGCTTCAAATCCGCCTGGATGTTTGAGGTGTTCCACAGGGGCTTCTCGTTTCCCGTCAGCTACAGAAATTTAAAGACAGCTTTGCAAGTTTACGACAAGGAGGTTCAGTGGACCCTCGGAGCAATCCTCTACAGGACCCGCTTTTTACCCTTAAG AGACATCCAGCAGGAGACCTTCCGGGCCAGCCACGCGCACTGGCGGGGCTTCTCCTTTGTGTACAACCACTACCTGTTCTCGGGCTGCTTCCTGGTGGTCCTGCTCGCCATCCTCCTCTACCTGCTGCGGCTGCGGCGCATTCACCGGCGGGCCCTGCGCAGTGGCTCCGCCCCCGCCGTCTGGCTGGAGGACGGCCTTCCGTCCCAGAAGATCGCCGGTACCTTATGA